The following are encoded in a window of Microbacterium sp. LWO13-1.2 genomic DNA:
- a CDS encoding aminotransferase class V-fold PLP-dependent enzyme, translating to MTDLLTAARALDAADPLAAHLDAFAEAPGVGAYLDGNSLGRPLKDIPEKLAAFVREDWGTRLIRSWDEQWMALPLELGDRIGRVALGAAPGQTVVADSTSVLIYKLMRAAAAADPSRTELVIEAGNFPTDRFLAEGVAGETGMTLRWLEPDPVHGVRPADVAAVVSDRTALVSLSHVDYRSGALADMPAITTVAHDAGALMMWDLCHSVGVIPMQLDAWGVDMAVGCTYKYLNGGPGSPAFAYLRRSLQGVLRQPIQGWWSAADIFAMGPAYVPAGDIRQLLSGTPPVTSMLAMQGMLDLIEESTIEQVRTKSKSLTDLAVRAYDEVLAPSGVRLLSPRDADLRGGHVTIGHPDFRAVTQRLWADGIIPDFRFPDGIRLGLSPLSTSHVETVTGVLAIRDALRG from the coding sequence ATGACCGACCTCCTCACAGCCGCCCGCGCTCTCGACGCCGCCGACCCGCTCGCGGCTCACCTCGACGCGTTCGCCGAAGCGCCGGGCGTCGGCGCCTACCTCGACGGCAATTCTCTCGGACGACCGCTCAAGGACATCCCCGAGAAGCTCGCCGCATTCGTGCGCGAGGACTGGGGCACACGTCTCATCCGCTCCTGGGACGAACAGTGGATGGCGCTCCCCCTCGAGCTCGGCGATCGGATCGGCCGTGTCGCCCTCGGCGCTGCGCCCGGCCAGACCGTCGTCGCCGACTCCACCAGCGTGCTGATCTACAAGCTGATGCGCGCCGCGGCGGCCGCCGACCCGAGCCGCACCGAGCTCGTGATCGAGGCCGGCAACTTCCCCACCGACCGGTTCCTCGCCGAGGGCGTCGCCGGCGAGACCGGGATGACCCTGCGGTGGCTGGAACCCGACCCGGTGCACGGAGTACGGCCGGCGGATGTCGCGGCTGTCGTCTCCGACCGCACCGCGCTCGTCTCGCTCAGCCACGTCGACTACCGCTCCGGCGCCCTCGCCGACATGCCGGCGATCACGACCGTCGCGCACGACGCCGGCGCGCTGATGATGTGGGACCTCTGTCACTCGGTCGGCGTCATCCCGATGCAGCTCGACGCCTGGGGCGTCGACATGGCGGTCGGCTGCACTTACAAGTACCTGAACGGCGGGCCCGGCTCTCCGGCCTTCGCCTACCTGCGCCGTTCGCTGCAGGGCGTCCTTCGGCAGCCGATCCAGGGATGGTGGAGTGCCGCCGACATCTTCGCGATGGGGCCTGCGTACGTGCCGGCCGGCGACATCCGCCAACTGCTCAGCGGCACCCCGCCGGTCACCTCGATGCTCGCGATGCAGGGGATGCTCGACCTCATCGAGGAGTCCACGATCGAGCAGGTCCGCACGAAATCGAAATCGCTGACCGACCTCGCCGTGCGCGCATACGACGAGGTGCTCGCCCCGTCGGGCGTCCGCTTGCTGAGCCCGCGCGACGCGGACCTGCGCGGCGGTCATGTCACCATCGGCCACCCCGACTTCCGCGCCGTCACCCAGCGCCTATGGGCGGACGGCATCATCCCGGACTTCCGCTTCCCCGACGGCATCCGCCTCGGCCTGTCACCGCTGAGCACCTCGCACGTCGAGACCG
- a CDS encoding hydrolase encodes MHAATFFDGGGWRDGILSVDDGGRMLLRDEPSAPDLPRLDGVVVGGFTDHHVHLQLVDPSLLAHSALGRVVDLGGNPEILRSYAGEARFVSLAGAPSLNDRNLAPRSLSERSETKRIDPTFDNRRSVNIEFAGAFLTAPGGYPSDRDWAPEGSWREIGTVADAEATIAEMADAGASCIKVASNRTAGPVFGDGILRTIVELAAERGLPVIAHAEGTGEAQRVARLGARALAHAPFTERLTDEEIVEQAASVSWISTLAIHDAGDRARAIDNVRRFHASGGTVRYGTDMGNGPTPVGLNPGEIAALREAGVDGIDLLRALAPADPLDPASALLLLPATTLDPLDARPLKA; translated from the coding sequence ATGCACGCCGCCACGTTCTTCGACGGCGGGGGATGGCGCGACGGCATCCTGTCCGTCGACGACGGCGGCCGGATGCTGCTTCGCGACGAGCCCTCGGCCCCCGATCTCCCCCGCCTCGACGGCGTCGTGGTCGGTGGGTTCACCGACCACCACGTGCACCTGCAGCTCGTCGACCCGTCGCTCCTCGCCCACTCCGCGCTCGGGCGGGTCGTGGATCTCGGCGGGAATCCCGAGATTCTCCGGTCGTATGCCGGAGAAGCGCGTTTCGTCTCACTCGCTGGCGCTCCCTCGCTCAACGACCGAAACCTTGCCCCGCGGTCGTTGAGCGAGCGGAGCGAGACGAAACGCATCGATCCGACGTTCGACAACCGGAGATCGGTGAACATCGAGTTCGCGGGGGCCTTCCTCACCGCGCCGGGCGGATATCCGTCGGATCGCGACTGGGCGCCGGAGGGTTCATGGCGCGAGATCGGTACCGTCGCGGATGCCGAGGCGACGATCGCCGAGATGGCGGATGCCGGAGCATCCTGCATCAAGGTCGCCAGCAACCGCACCGCCGGACCGGTGTTCGGCGACGGGATCCTGCGCACGATCGTCGAGCTCGCGGCGGAGCGCGGCCTGCCCGTGATCGCGCACGCCGAAGGAACGGGCGAAGCGCAGCGGGTGGCCCGACTCGGCGCCAGGGCGCTCGCCCACGCACCGTTCACCGAACGCCTCACCGATGAGGAGATCGTCGAGCAGGCGGCATCCGTCTCCTGGATCTCCACTCTCGCCATCCACGACGCTGGCGACCGCGCCCGAGCGATCGACAACGTGCGTCGCTTCCACGCCTCGGGCGGCACCGTGCGCTACGGCACCGATATGGGCAACGGCCCGACGCCTGTCGGCCTGAATCCCGGCGAAATTGCGGCGCTGCGCGAAGCGGGGGTCGACGGCATCGATCTGCTGCGCGCACTCGCACCTGCCGACCCGCTCGATCCGGCATCCGCCCTTCTCCTCCTTCCCGCGACGACTCTCGATCCGCTCGACGCCAGACCTCTGAAGGCATGA
- a CDS encoding tryptophan 2,3-dioxygenase family protein, protein MSTEQNERELETGIVTDLSGKMTYGSYLGLDQLLNAQHPVSNPEHHDELLFIIQHQTTELWLKQLLHELSSARELLASDDLREALKRVARVKKIQDVMTQQWSVLATLTPTEYAQFRGALGNSSGFQSVQYRAVEFALGNKNERMLQVFADHPENLALLTAEWEKPTLYDEFLRFAARRGLPVPTEILERDVRLPYRESPALVPAIREIYENHQQHWDLYEACEDLVDLEDNFQFWRFRHLKTVTRTIGMKVGTGGSSGAGFLQRALELTFFPELYTVRTSIGS, encoded by the coding sequence ATGAGCACCGAGCAGAACGAGCGCGAACTCGAGACGGGGATCGTCACCGACCTCTCGGGCAAAATGACGTACGGGTCCTACCTCGGTCTCGACCAGTTGCTCAACGCGCAGCATCCGGTCTCGAACCCCGAGCACCACGATGAGCTGCTGTTCATCATCCAGCACCAGACCACGGAGCTCTGGCTGAAGCAGCTGCTGCACGAGCTCTCGTCCGCGCGTGAGCTGCTCGCCAGCGACGATCTCCGCGAGGCCCTGAAGCGGGTCGCGCGCGTCAAGAAGATCCAGGACGTGATGACGCAGCAGTGGTCCGTGCTCGCCACCCTCACGCCCACCGAATATGCGCAGTTCCGCGGCGCGCTCGGCAACTCCTCCGGGTTCCAGTCGGTGCAGTACCGGGCCGTGGAGTTCGCGCTCGGCAACAAGAACGAGCGGATGCTGCAGGTCTTCGCCGATCACCCGGAGAACCTCGCCCTGCTCACCGCCGAGTGGGAGAAGCCCACCCTCTACGACGAGTTCCTCCGCTTCGCCGCGCGGCGCGGGCTTCCGGTCCCGACCGAGATCCTCGAGCGCGACGTGCGCCTGCCCTACCGCGAGTCCCCCGCGCTCGTCCCGGCGATCCGCGAGATCTATGAGAACCACCAGCAGCACTGGGATCTGTACGAGGCCTGCGAGGACCTCGTCGATCTCGAGGACAACTTCCAGTTCTGGCGCTTCCGCCACCTCAAGACCGTCACCAGGACCATCGGCATGAAGGTCGGCACCGGCGGCTCCAGCGGGGCCGGCTTCCTGCAGCGCGCCCTCGAACTGACGTTCTTCCCCGAGCTGTACACCGTGCGCACCTCGATCGGCAGCTGA
- a CDS encoding amidase — MIDVYEASIADLRRALETGATTSVELVDAFLARIAAFDAPGTDAALNAVVVSNPDARAEAAASDERRARGEVRGPLDGIPYTAKDSYLVRGLTAAAGSPAFQHLIAQHDAFTIERLRSGGAICLGLTNMPPMANGGMQRGVYGRAESPYNGDWLTAPFASGSSNGSGTATAASFAAFGLGEETWSSGRGPATNNALCAYTPSRGVISVRGNWPLVPTMDVVVPHTRSMADLLEVLDVIVADDAETRGDFWRVQPWVPIPQASTLRPTSYPELAADASSALTGARIGIPRMYINADPAAGTADEPGIGGPTGRRIQTRASVIARWEAARRDLEAAGATVVEVDLPVVSNYEGDRPGAPTIATRGLVSPAFLKREIVDLCAWGWEDFLQANGDPQLRTLADVDGAAIFPHPEGALPDRYTGFDDDIAEYPEWVRDNPGAGLDAIPELESGIRGLEETRRVDLESWMDALGLDAVVFPAVADVGPANMDVNAASADLGWRNGVWIANGNLAVRHLGIPTVTVPMGLMADIGMPIGLTFAGRAYDDARLLRLAAGFEAVGAPGSRRTPPPRTPRL, encoded by the coding sequence ATGATCGACGTCTACGAAGCATCCATCGCCGACCTCCGCCGCGCCCTCGAGACGGGGGCCACGACCTCGGTCGAACTCGTCGACGCGTTCCTCGCCCGTATCGCCGCGTTCGACGCCCCCGGCACCGACGCGGCGCTGAACGCGGTCGTCGTCTCGAACCCGGATGCCCGCGCCGAGGCCGCCGCATCCGACGAACGCCGCGCGCGGGGCGAGGTGCGCGGCCCGCTCGACGGCATCCCGTACACGGCGAAGGACAGCTACCTCGTGCGCGGGCTCACCGCCGCCGCCGGCAGCCCCGCTTTCCAGCACCTCATCGCCCAGCACGATGCATTCACGATCGAACGGCTCCGGTCAGGCGGGGCGATCTGCCTGGGTCTGACGAACATGCCGCCGATGGCGAACGGTGGCATGCAGCGCGGCGTCTACGGCCGCGCGGAGAGCCCGTACAACGGCGACTGGCTGACGGCACCGTTCGCCTCCGGGTCGTCGAACGGCTCCGGCACGGCGACGGCCGCGAGCTTCGCCGCCTTCGGCCTCGGCGAGGAGACCTGGTCGAGCGGCCGCGGCCCCGCCACCAACAACGCCCTGTGCGCGTACACGCCCTCCCGCGGCGTGATCTCGGTGCGGGGCAACTGGCCGCTGGTTCCGACGATGGACGTCGTGGTGCCGCACACGCGCAGCATGGCTGATCTGCTCGAGGTGCTCGACGTGATCGTCGCCGACGACGCCGAGACCCGCGGTGACTTCTGGCGCGTGCAGCCGTGGGTGCCGATTCCGCAGGCTTCGACTCTTCGCCCGACGTCATATCCGGAACTGGCGGCCGACGCGTCGAGCGCACTGACCGGCGCCCGCATCGGCATTCCGCGGATGTACATCAACGCGGACCCCGCCGCCGGAACGGCGGACGAACCCGGAATCGGCGGACCGACTGGCCGGCGCATCCAGACGCGCGCTTCGGTCATCGCCCGGTGGGAGGCCGCGCGCCGCGACCTCGAAGCGGCCGGCGCCACCGTCGTCGAGGTCGACCTCCCGGTGGTGTCGAACTACGAGGGAGACCGACCAGGCGCACCGACGATCGCGACCCGCGGTCTCGTCTCGCCCGCGTTCCTGAAGCGCGAGATCGTCGACCTCTGCGCGTGGGGCTGGGAGGACTTCCTGCAGGCGAACGGCGACCCTCAGCTGCGCACGCTGGCCGATGTCGACGGGGCAGCGATCTTCCCTCATCCGGAAGGTGCGTTGCCCGACCGCTACACCGGGTTCGACGACGACATCGCCGAGTACCCCGAATGGGTGCGCGACAACCCGGGCGCCGGCCTCGACGCGATACCGGAGCTCGAGTCGGGCATTCGCGGACTCGAGGAGACCCGCCGCGTGGACCTCGAGTCGTGGATGGACGCCCTCGGCCTCGATGCCGTGGTGTTCCCTGCGGTGGCCGACGTGGGCCCGGCCAACATGGATGTGAATGCGGCATCCGCTGATCTCGGCTGGCGCAACGGCGTATGGATCGCGAACGGCAACCTCGCGGTGCGGCACCTCGGCATCCCGACGGTCACGGTGCCGATGGGTCTGATGGCTGATATCGGCATGCCGATCGGCCTCACGTTCGCCGGCCGGGCCTACGACGATGCCCGACTGCTCCGCCTCGCCGCGGGCTTCGAGGCGGTCGGCGCTCCTGGCTCTCGCCGCACACCACCACCGCGCACACCCCGCCTCTGA
- a CDS encoding agmatine deiminase family protein: MNWRMPAETARHDRTWMAFPAEGVTLGETASEREEGYATWTAVAHAVAEFEPVTMLVDPSEVARARRMLSGAIDIIEAPVDEFWMRDSGPTFVIDESGTLGAVDWVFNGWGAPDWAQWQKAAQHARIVAGAVGAELVSSALVNEGGGIHVDGEGTVLLTETVQLDPNRNPYADKRRVEAEMLRTIGATTAVWLPRGLTRDYDDFGTKGHVDIVATITSPGRILLHDQPNPEHPDHVVTRELRAHLEQQTDAAGRRFEIIDLPAPSTLRDGEGFVDWSYVNHLVTNDGVVACGFGDEQADAAARAILADAYPGRRVVTVDARPLFDRGGGIHCITQQQPSL, from the coding sequence ATGAACTGGCGCATGCCCGCAGAGACCGCACGCCACGACCGCACCTGGATGGCGTTCCCCGCCGAAGGGGTCACCCTCGGCGAGACCGCATCGGAGCGGGAGGAGGGGTATGCCACCTGGACCGCCGTCGCGCACGCGGTGGCCGAGTTCGAGCCGGTCACGATGCTCGTCGATCCCAGCGAGGTGGCCCGCGCCCGGCGCATGCTCAGCGGAGCGATCGACATCATCGAGGCACCGGTGGATGAATTCTGGATGCGCGACTCCGGCCCGACCTTCGTCATCGACGAATCCGGCACGCTGGGCGCCGTGGATTGGGTGTTCAACGGCTGGGGGGCGCCGGACTGGGCCCAGTGGCAGAAGGCGGCCCAGCACGCTCGCATCGTCGCCGGGGCCGTCGGTGCGGAACTCGTGAGCTCTGCACTCGTCAACGAGGGCGGCGGCATCCATGTCGACGGCGAGGGCACGGTGCTGCTCACCGAGACGGTGCAGCTCGACCCGAACCGCAACCCCTACGCCGACAAGCGGCGCGTCGAAGCCGAGATGCTGCGCACGATTGGCGCGACGACGGCCGTCTGGCTCCCCCGTGGCCTCACCCGCGACTACGACGACTTCGGCACGAAGGGTCACGTCGACATCGTGGCGACGATCACCTCGCCCGGCCGCATCCTCCTGCACGACCAGCCGAACCCCGAACACCCCGACCACGTCGTCACGCGCGAACTGCGCGCGCATCTGGAGCAGCAGACGGATGCCGCCGGCCGCCGTTTCGAGATCATCGACCTTCCCGCCCCCTCGACGCTGCGCGACGGCGAAGGCTTCGTCGACTGGAGCTACGTGAACCACCTCGTCACGAACGACGGCGTGGTCGCGTGCGGCTTCGGCGATGAGCAGGCAGATGCCGCAGCGCGCGCGATCCTCGCGGATGCCTACCCCGGCCGCCGCGTCGTCACCGTCGATGCACGGCCGCTGTTCGACCGCGGCGGGGGCATCCACTGCATCACCCAGCAGCAGCCCTCGCTCTGA
- a CDS encoding TetR/AcrR family transcriptional regulator: MKTTSTGAAPRRMSPEQRDRAILDGAIAQAREEGLDSVTVRSVAARVGVTPALVAHYRPGMGAFVADVFGTIVAAERDEVFAGFASGDVQRADLLRLVETLLDPARDDVTLIWVQAWALGTRNDDLAARVRQEMDLWQRALEGTLARAASAGGIPAVHAASAAWLLLAMVDGMSAHSLVKWAPHDRADLARRALSAVLDRTDPPAPVHSDEP; the protein is encoded by the coding sequence ATGAAGACCACGTCAACAGGTGCGGCGCCTCGGCGGATGTCGCCGGAGCAGCGCGATCGCGCCATCCTCGACGGCGCCATCGCCCAGGCGCGCGAAGAGGGACTCGACAGCGTCACCGTGCGCTCTGTCGCCGCCCGCGTCGGCGTGACCCCTGCTCTCGTCGCGCACTACCGGCCCGGCATGGGGGCGTTCGTCGCCGACGTCTTCGGGACGATCGTCGCCGCTGAGCGCGACGAGGTGTTCGCCGGGTTCGCATCCGGCGACGTCCAACGTGCCGATCTGCTCCGTCTGGTCGAGACGCTCCTCGACCCCGCTCGCGACGACGTCACTCTGATCTGGGTGCAGGCGTGGGCGCTGGGCACCCGCAACGACGATCTCGCGGCGCGCGTACGGCAGGAGATGGATCTCTGGCAGCGTGCCCTCGAGGGAACGCTCGCCCGCGCCGCATCCGCCGGTGGGATTCCCGCTGTTCATGCCGCTTCCGCTGCCTGGCTGCTGCTCGCGATGGTCGACGGCATGAGCGCGCATTCCCTGGTGAAGTGGGCGCCGCACGACCGGGCCGACCTCGCCCGCCGCGCTCTCTCCGCCGTCCTCGACCGCACCGATCCACCCGCACCCGTTCACTCCGACGAACCCTAA
- a CDS encoding pyridoxal-dependent decarboxylase, with amino-acid sequence MDAVRMHAASPESTAIVDAVLDYSRRRMLASDVPLDKPQTEAELNRLVGPTITDSGLGAQRALSVFEHILAPACLTTSHPLYLSFIPTAPTIAAMAFDLVVSASGLYGGSWLEGAGAVHAENEVLSWLAAEFGLPETAGGVFVQGGTIGNLSALVAAREAAKARLAAEGKQPPARWKIICSVEAHSSNKSAAKIMDADVLLVPAGPDGVLRAEGVREALAEHGDEVCAVVATGGSTNFGIVDDIAGIAALKDEFDFWLHIDGAYGLTAMLAPEARHIFAGVERADSVIVDPHKWLFAPFDCCALIYRDPDSGRRAHTQHAEYLDTLTDAEEFSPSDYSIQLTRRPRGLPMWFSVATYGVAAYRDAVSSTLALTQRIAAEIARRPELTLVRDPQLSVVVFERNGWERSDYDRWSDELLDSQRAFVVPSSHAGRPNTRFAILNPMTTFEDLVGILDTMK; translated from the coding sequence ATGGATGCTGTGCGCATGCACGCCGCCTCGCCCGAATCGACAGCGATCGTCGATGCCGTGCTCGACTACTCGCGGCGCCGGATGCTCGCCTCCGACGTGCCGCTCGACAAGCCGCAGACCGAGGCAGAGCTCAACCGACTCGTCGGCCCGACGATCACCGACTCGGGTCTCGGCGCGCAGCGCGCGCTGAGCGTGTTCGAGCACATCCTCGCACCGGCCTGTCTGACGACGAGTCATCCGCTCTACCTGTCGTTCATCCCCACCGCGCCGACCATCGCGGCCATGGCGTTCGACCTCGTGGTGTCGGCGTCCGGCCTCTACGGCGGCAGCTGGCTCGAGGGTGCGGGCGCGGTGCACGCCGAGAACGAGGTGCTCTCCTGGCTCGCCGCCGAGTTCGGATTGCCGGAGACCGCGGGCGGGGTGTTCGTGCAGGGCGGCACGATCGGAAACCTCTCGGCGCTGGTCGCCGCGCGCGAGGCGGCGAAGGCGCGGCTGGCCGCGGAGGGCAAGCAGCCGCCGGCACGCTGGAAGATCATCTGCAGCGTCGAGGCGCACTCCTCGAACAAGTCAGCGGCGAAGATCATGGATGCCGATGTGCTTCTCGTTCCGGCGGGTCCGGATGGCGTGCTGCGGGCGGAGGGCGTGCGTGAGGCGCTCGCCGAACACGGTGACGAGGTGTGCGCCGTGGTCGCGACCGGCGGGTCGACGAACTTCGGGATCGTCGATGACATCGCCGGCATCGCAGCGCTCAAGGACGAGTTCGACTTCTGGTTGCACATCGACGGCGCATACGGACTCACTGCGATGCTCGCACCGGAGGCGCGGCACATCTTCGCCGGTGTCGAGCGGGCGGACTCGGTGATCGTCGATCCGCACAAGTGGCTGTTCGCACCGTTCGACTGCTGTGCGCTGATCTACCGCGATCCGGACAGCGGGCGTCGGGCCCACACCCAGCACGCCGAGTACCTGGATACGTTGACGGACGCCGAGGAGTTCAGCCCCTCGGACTACTCGATCCAGCTGACCAGACGCCCCCGCGGGTTGCCGATGTGGTTCTCGGTGGCGACCTACGGCGTCGCCGCCTACCGGGATGCAGTGAGCTCGACGCTCGCGCTGACCCAGCGGATCGCCGCCGAGATCGCGCGTCGCCCTGAGCTCACGCTGGTGCGTGACCCGCAGCTGTCGGTCGTCGTGTTCGAACGCAACGGCTGGGAGCGGTCCGACTACGACCGCTGGTCTGACGAACTGCTCGATTCGCAGCGCGCCTTCGTGGTGCCGAGCTCGCACGCGGGCCGGCCGAACACCCGGTTCGCGATCCTGAACCCGATGACGACGTTCGAAGACCTCGTCGGGATCCTCGACACGATGAAGTAG
- a CDS encoding alpha/beta hydrolase encodes MTAHAHTDEPDGQNTDERKASRRPWHRTKVTVGALAALVVVVVVVGSITPWPSAMLIRSVFTKGGDETAAEMDKHVPDTELTETLDVPYADGGADTTMDVFRPASASGPLPTIVWIHGGAWVSGSKENVDPYMRILAAEGYTTIAVNYTIGPEGVYPLAVHQLNDALGYIDEHAEELGVDPAQIVLAGDSAGAQLASQMATLVTSKDYAEILDITPKIESDQVVATVLNCGVYDLAALAALDGIIGWGLKTSMWAYSGTRTWAEDSTGATMSTVDWVTADFPTTYISGGNGDGLTWLQSIPMAQRLDELGVDVTTLFWPAPHKPALPHEYQFHLDLPDAQTALQKTIDFLDAHTTR; translated from the coding sequence ATGACCGCGCACGCGCACACCGATGAGCCCGACGGCCAGAACACCGATGAGCGCAAGGCGTCACGCCGCCCCTGGCATCGCACCAAGGTGACCGTCGGCGCGCTGGCCGCGCTGGTCGTCGTGGTCGTCGTCGTCGGCTCCATCACCCCGTGGCCCTCCGCGATGCTGATCCGCTCGGTGTTCACCAAGGGCGGCGATGAGACCGCCGCCGAAATGGACAAGCACGTTCCCGACACGGAACTGACCGAGACGCTCGACGTGCCCTACGCGGACGGCGGCGCCGACACCACGATGGACGTCTTCCGCCCGGCATCCGCCAGCGGCCCGTTGCCGACGATCGTGTGGATCCACGGCGGAGCCTGGGTCTCCGGGTCGAAGGAGAACGTCGACCCCTACATGCGCATCCTCGCCGCCGAGGGCTACACCACCATCGCGGTGAACTACACGATCGGGCCGGAGGGCGTCTACCCGCTCGCGGTGCACCAGCTCAACGATGCGCTCGGCTACATCGACGAGCACGCCGAGGAACTCGGTGTCGATCCGGCGCAGATCGTGCTCGCCGGCGACTCAGCCGGAGCGCAATTGGCCAGCCAGATGGCGACTCTCGTCACCAGCAAGGACTACGCCGAGATCCTCGACATCACCCCGAAGATCGAATCCGACCAGGTGGTCGCCACCGTGCTCAACTGCGGTGTCTACGACCTCGCAGCGCTCGCGGCGCTCGACGGCATCATCGGCTGGGGACTCAAGACATCGATGTGGGCGTACTCCGGCACCCGCACCTGGGCCGAGGACTCCACCGGTGCGACGATGTCGACCGTGGACTGGGTCACCGCCGACTTCCCCACCACGTACATCTCGGGCGGCAACGGCGATGGACTCACCTGGCTGCAGTCGATCCCGATGGCGCAGCGACTCGACGAGCTCGGTGTCGACGTGACCACGCTCTTCTGGCCCGCGCCCCACAAGCCGGCGCTGCCGCACGAGTACCAGTTCCACCTGGACCTGCCTGACGCCCAGACCGCGCTTCAGAAGACGATCGACTTCCTGGACGCGCACACGACCCGCTGA
- a CDS encoding alpha-L-fucosidase: protein MIRVTSDLWQEASNKGVPINTSQPAFDWFTSAKFGIFLHFGHSAHRGWELSWQMTGGVEGQFPAREPVACAEYFANASEFDPQQFDAEEWAAHIHDAGARYAVFTTKHHDGFAMFDTAHSDYSITRTSPFGRDITAELTSALRARGIRVGLYFSLPDWHHADYPPMTDATTTKPYRLGSYVRTSPTQWASYRAFFLSQLTEILTRYGAIDVLWLDGEFEHTAEEWDFAGIREHVRTLQPDCLVNDRCVGHGDFATPEQQIPAENPDAHWEICMTMNDSWGWTSEDDHWKSTPLILSRLVETITGGGNLLLNVGPQGDGTFPPEAQQRLREIGEWMRRNDEAVTDVVPVVPGIRAAVPLAHRVTASGETLFLYCTLRPWDTLTVSGVPVNRVSSVRALGFDDNLGYRSIPSLPEVHSGTSDPLGDLEIMIPATVADSLMPVIAVTLTHESLESGPLLPD from the coding sequence ATGATACGCGTAACATCCGACCTTTGGCAAGAGGCCTCGAACAAGGGAGTTCCCATCAACACCTCGCAACCCGCATTCGACTGGTTCACCAGCGCGAAGTTCGGCATCTTCCTGCACTTCGGCCACTCGGCCCACCGCGGCTGGGAGCTCTCCTGGCAGATGACCGGCGGCGTCGAGGGGCAGTTCCCGGCCCGAGAGCCCGTCGCCTGCGCGGAGTACTTCGCGAACGCGTCCGAATTCGACCCGCAGCAGTTCGACGCCGAGGAGTGGGCGGCGCACATCCACGACGCCGGCGCCCGCTACGCGGTGTTCACGACGAAGCACCACGACGGCTTCGCCATGTTCGACACCGCGCACAGCGACTACTCGATCACCCGCACCTCACCCTTCGGTCGCGACATCACCGCCGAGTTGACGTCTGCGTTGCGCGCCCGCGGCATCCGCGTCGGACTGTACTTCTCTCTCCCCGACTGGCACCACGCCGACTATCCGCCGATGACGGATGCCACCACGACGAAGCCGTACCGGCTGGGCAGCTACGTGCGCACGTCCCCCACGCAGTGGGCGAGCTATCGGGCGTTCTTCCTCTCCCAGCTCACCGAGATCCTCACCCGCTACGGCGCGATCGACGTGCTGTGGCTCGACGGCGAATTCGAGCACACTGCCGAGGAGTGGGACTTCGCCGGCATCCGCGAGCATGTGCGCACGCTCCAGCCGGATTGCCTCGTCAACGATCGCTGCGTCGGTCACGGCGACTTCGCGACACCCGAGCAGCAGATCCCTGCGGAGAACCCGGACGCGCACTGGGAGATCTGCATGACGATGAACGACTCGTGGGGATGGACCTCTGAGGATGATCACTGGAAGAGCACGCCACTGATCCTCAGCCGGCTCGTGGAGACGATCACCGGCGGCGGCAACCTGCTCCTCAACGTCGGCCCGCAAGGCGACGGCACGTTCCCGCCCGAGGCACAGCAGCGCTTGCGCGAGATCGGCGAGTGGATGCGGCGCAACGACGAGGCTGTCACGGATGTCGTCCCTGTCGTCCCGGGAATCCGCGCAGCCGTCCCGCTCGCCCACAGAGTGACGGCCTCGGGCGAGACCCTCTTCCTCTATTGCACGCTGCGCCCATGGGACACGCTCACCGTCTCGGGCGTACCGGTGAATCGCGTCTCGTCCGTTCGGGCTCTCGGCTTCGACGACAATCTCGGATACCGCAGCATCCCGAGCCTCCCGGAGGTGCATTCCGGCACCTCCGACCCGCTCGGCGATCTGGAGATCATGATTCCCGCCACGGTGGCGGACTCGCTGATGCCGGTGATCGCCGTCACCCTGACGCACGAATCGCTGGAATCCGGCCCGCTCCTGCCAGACTGA